The genomic interval GGGGCGGTCCCTTGGCCCTGAGCAGTTTTCTCACCAGACGAAACGCTGCTGCCTTGCTCATTCGGTCTTGCAGCGGGGCATCGAAGAGGTACGCTCTTGGTTTCCGCTCCTTCAAGAGAACGTGGCAGGAGCCGAGCTCCGATTCAGGTCTCCACATGACAGAATCCCGATTTTCATTGGAATCTGATCCAATAGAGTCACAAGCATCTGACTTAAATGGATTTTTAAAGAAAATTCGCGGGTTCTGAAAAATCTCTTGACTCGGGGGTGCACGAAAAACGGCCATTTCGTGCACTCTTATGCTTCATAGGCATCAGGAGATCAAGTTGGCTGGGGTGGCTGGATTCGAACCAGCGCATGCCGATACCAAAAACCGGTGCCTTACCGCTTGGCTACACCCCAGCAAGGGCCCGCGGGCCGGGGCCGGCGGTGCGCACAGCCTCTTAGCAAAGCTCGCGCCCGGTCTCAACGTCTAAATCTGTCCGCCTGACGAGATTCTCGCCGGCGACAGGAATTGGCGTTATTGAGCACCGTGCTTCCGTTCGGAGGTTCGGAGGCGCTCGCACTGGTCGAATCCATGCATCATGCTTTCAGGAAGTTCAATCCGATCTTCGGGCCAGCGGCTCCGGCCTTGCATTTTGCGCGCATGGTGTCAGACAGGCAGGGCAGAAGTTGAAGGAAATGCGAATGGGCATACCCGAATTCGATCCGGCCTATGGACGCGCCGTACCGCTTGCGGAAGGCATTGCGCGGTTGACGGCGAACAACCCCTCGCCGTTCACTTTTTTCGGCACGAACGGTTATCTCGTCGGCTCCAACGAGGTGGGCATCATCGATCCCGGGCCCGATATCGACGGGCATCTGGAGCACTGGCTTGCCGCGATCGACGGGCGCAGGGTCCGCTTCATCGCCGTCACCCACACCCATATGGACCATTCGCCGATGGCCCGCAGGCTGAAGGCTGAGACCGGGGCGCCGATCGCCGGCTTCGGCCCGCACGAGACCGCCCGCCCGCTTTTTGCCGGCGAGGTCAATCCCTTTGCCGAGAGCGCCGATAGCGCGCTTCAACCTGATATCGTTCTCGGCGACGGCGACACGATCGCCGCCGATAATGGCTTCGCGCTTCAGGCCGTGCACACGCCGGGCCACACCGCCAATCATCTCGCCTTCGCGCTTCAGGGCACCCCCTATCTGTTCTGCGGCGATCACGTGATGGACTGGTCGACCACGATCGTTGCCCCGCCCGACGGGTCGATGGGCGATTACATGGCCTCGATCGAGAAACTGCTGGAGCGTCCCGAAACGGTTTACATGTCCGGCCACGGCGACACGATCCGCGACGCCAAGGGCGTGTTGCGGGCCACTCGCTCGCACCGGCGCATGCGCGAAAAGGCGATCCTCGAACGGATCGCGACCGGAGACGAGACCATTGCCGAGATCGTCCAGGTGATCTACCGCACCACGGACCCGAAGCTCCATGGCGCGGCCGCGCTTTCCGTGCTGGCGCATCTGGAAGATCTGGTCGAGCGCGGCCGGGTGGAAACGGATGGACCGCCAATGCTGAAAAACCGTTACAGGCTTTCTGACTGAG from Martelella mediterranea DSM 17316 carries:
- a CDS encoding MBL fold metallo-hydrolase, whose product is MGIPEFDPAYGRAVPLAEGIARLTANNPSPFTFFGTNGYLVGSNEVGIIDPGPDIDGHLEHWLAAIDGRRVRFIAVTHTHMDHSPMARRLKAETGAPIAGFGPHETARPLFAGEVNPFAESADSALQPDIVLGDGDTIAADNGFALQAVHTPGHTANHLAFALQGTPYLFCGDHVMDWSTTIVAPPDGSMGDYMASIEKLLERPETVYMSGHGDTIRDAKGVLRATRSHRRMREKAILERIATGDETIAEIVQVIYRTTDPKLHGAAALSVLAHLEDLVERGRVETDGPPMLKNRYRLSD